A single genomic interval of Bacillus smithii harbors:
- the ssuD gene encoding FMNH2-dependent alkanesulfonate monooxygenase: MEIFWFIPTNGDFRQLNQQEGSRPATYNYCRQIAQAVDDLGYSGVLIPTGKTCEEGFIVASTLAPVTKNLKFLVAVRPGLMSPSFAARMSATLDRFSDGRLLINVVAGGDPVELAGEGVLLDHDERYELTDEFLTIWRQLFTEEEVKLEGNYLRIEGGQLPYPTVQKPYSPLYFGGSSPAAMKVAAEHIDVYLTWGEPPAQVEKKINKMRELAATQGRTLKFGIRLHVIVRPTVEEAWEAANHLIEHVDEETIAQALKVFKRMDSEGQRLMTSLHEGDRTRLEVSPNLWAGIGLVRTGAGTALVGDPDTVAARIKEYADLGIETFILSGYPHLEEAYRTAELLFPKLPVNQKDASNQRTFLSPFGGDIKSTAAEQHERTLKSIG; the protein is encoded by the coding sequence ATGGAAATCTTTTGGTTTATTCCGACAAATGGAGACTTTCGTCAACTAAATCAACAAGAGGGTTCACGCCCTGCAACTTATAACTATTGCAGACAAATTGCACAAGCCGTCGATGACTTGGGCTATAGCGGCGTCTTAATTCCTACAGGAAAAACATGTGAAGAAGGATTTATTGTCGCTTCAACGCTAGCACCCGTAACCAAAAATCTAAAATTTCTCGTAGCCGTACGCCCGGGATTAATGTCGCCAAGCTTTGCTGCGCGAATGTCGGCGACATTGGATCGATTTTCCGATGGTCGGCTGTTAATTAATGTGGTGGCGGGGGGCGACCCGGTCGAACTTGCAGGAGAAGGTGTGCTTTTAGACCATGATGAACGCTATGAGTTAACCGACGAGTTTTTAACGATATGGCGGCAGTTGTTTACGGAAGAAGAAGTGAAGTTAGAAGGAAACTATTTACGAATTGAAGGGGGGCAATTGCCGTACCCAACGGTTCAAAAACCATATTCGCCACTATATTTTGGAGGATCTTCTCCTGCTGCGATGAAGGTGGCGGCAGAACACATTGATGTTTATTTAACGTGGGGAGAGCCACCGGCCCAAGTTGAGAAAAAAATTAATAAAATGAGGGAGCTCGCTGCTACCCAAGGAAGAACGTTAAAATTTGGCATCCGGCTGCATGTCATTGTCCGTCCAACGGTAGAGGAAGCATGGGAAGCTGCCAATCATCTCATCGAACATGTGGATGAAGAAACCATTGCACAGGCGCTGAAAGTATTTAAGCGGATGGATTCAGAAGGCCAGCGTTTGATGACGAGTTTGCATGAAGGTGACCGTACCAGATTAGAAGTGAGTCCAAATCTTTGGGCAGGTATTGGATTAGTGCGTACCGGTGCGGGCACGGCGCTTGTAGGAGATCCCGATACGGTTGCCGCCCGTATAAAAGAGTACGCTGATTTAGGCATCGAAACCTTTATTTTATCAGGCTACCCACATTTAGAAGAAGCCTATAGAACAGCGGAATTATTATTTCCGAAACTTCCGGTTAATCAAAAGGATGCTTCCAATCAGCGGACGTTCCTTAGCCCATTCGGCGGAGATATAAAATCGACCGCTGCCGAACAACACGAACGTACACTCAAAAGTATAGGTTAA
- a CDS encoding GNAT family N-acetyltransferase: MKVNPKEFLMNDLRYIIRPAIEKDAKILSEIRLQIDGETENLDREKGEAYIDELGFNQLIKDDAESSNLFLVAEVDKRIVGFSRCERNKLKRFSHKAEFGVCVLKEYWGYGIGKNLLKESIHWADSNGIKKINLSVLETNEKAIKLYKKYGFEVEGILKKDRVLSDGNYYNTILMGRFNE, encoded by the coding sequence ATGAAAGTTAATCCAAAAGAATTTTTGATGAATGATTTACGTTATATTATAAGGCCTGCAATAGAAAAGGATGCCAAAATATTGTCTGAAATAAGATTGCAGATAGATGGTGAAACGGAAAATCTAGATAGAGAAAAGGGCGAGGCGTACATAGACGAATTAGGTTTTAATCAATTAATAAAAGATGATGCAGAAAGTAGCAACTTATTTTTAGTTGCGGAAGTTGATAAGAGGATAGTAGGTTTTTCCAGATGTGAAAGAAACAAATTAAAAAGATTTTCTCATAAAGCCGAATTTGGCGTTTGTGTATTAAAAGAATATTGGGGATATGGAATAGGAAAAAATCTTCTAAAAGAATCGATTCATTGGGCTGACTCAAATGGCATTAAAAAAATAAACTTAAGTGTACTCGAAACCAATGAAAAAGCTATAAAACTCTATAAAAAATATGGATTTGAAGTAGAGGGGATTTTAAAAAAAGACAGAGTTTTATCAGATGGCAACTACTATAATACCATTTTAATGGGAAGGTTTAATGAATAG
- a CDS encoding IS30 family transposase: protein MAITNSTIGARHFKHLTAYDRGKIAALHAAGKTQQEIADYVGCHKSTISRELRRGTVPQRKSNGKIVHVYFPDTGQLLYERNRKACGRKLKLDDAIEFIKYAETQILDKKWSPDAVCGRAKRDGKFKDKMVCTKTLYNYIDLGLIGVKNIDLPMKITLNTKKKRNRKNKKILGRSIDERPIEVNERQEFGHWEIDTVIGKKTKDQALLTLTERKTRKEIILRVTAKDSLSVSEVISQLKVSYGNRFSKVFKTITADNGSEFADLGLSVEKDLTEVYFTHPYTSCERGTNERHNGLIRRFIPKGRPISSVADETITYVENWCNHLPRKILNYRTPEECFQIELAGLAS, encoded by the coding sequence ATGGCAATTACTAATTCTACCATAGGAGCTCGGCATTTCAAACACTTAACGGCTTATGACCGTGGGAAAATTGCGGCCTTACACGCTGCTGGTAAGACTCAACAGGAGATTGCAGATTATGTTGGTTGTCACAAAAGCACCATCTCCCGTGAGTTAAGAAGAGGTACAGTGCCACAAAGAAAAAGCAACGGGAAAATTGTTCATGTCTATTTTCCAGACACAGGTCAACTTCTCTATGAGAGAAACAGGAAAGCCTGTGGCCGCAAGCTAAAACTAGACGATGCCATCGAGTTTATTAAGTATGCCGAAACTCAGATCCTTGATAAGAAATGGTCTCCTGATGCGGTATGTGGGAGAGCCAAACGTGATGGGAAATTCAAAGACAAAATGGTTTGCACCAAGACCCTTTATAACTATATTGATCTAGGACTTATAGGCGTTAAAAACATTGACCTACCTATGAAAATTACCCTGAACACCAAGAAAAAACGTAACCGGAAGAATAAGAAGATCTTAGGACGCAGTATCGATGAGCGACCAATTGAAGTCAATGAACGCCAAGAGTTTGGTCACTGGGAAATTGATACGGTTATAGGCAAGAAGACTAAAGATCAGGCCTTATTGACTCTTACTGAGCGCAAAACCCGTAAAGAAATAATTTTGAGAGTGACAGCCAAGGATAGTCTATCCGTTTCAGAAGTCATATCTCAGTTGAAAGTGTCTTATGGTAATCGGTTCTCTAAAGTGTTTAAAACCATTACGGCTGATAACGGTTCTGAATTTGCTGACCTCGGCCTTAGTGTTGAAAAAGATCTAACAGAGGTTTATTTTACACACCCTTACACATCCTGTGAACGAGGAACCAACGAGCGTCATAATGGCCTTATTAGGCGCTTCATACCAAAGGGGAGACCCATTTCCTCTGTGGCAGACGAAACCATTACCTATGTTGAAAATTGGTGTAACCATCTTCCAAGGAAGATCCTCAATTATCGTACACCTGAGGAGTGTTTCCAAATAGAGTTAGCTGGCTTAGCTTCTTAA
- the istA gene encoding IS21 family transposase, whose protein sequence is MLKIGEFFMIRELYQKGWTQTAIAKETGFDRKTIHKYLKEDKLPERKASKKKKESKLDPYKNYLLQRIQEGTTNCVVLLEEIQAMGYTGKITILRDFVRPYREQPKKQATLRYETPPGKQAQMDWAYVGKYMVDSQYQDIYAFVMVLGYSRMKYVEFTTNMNMETLMKCHMNAFAYFNGIPEQILYDNMKTVVLKHTPVEIRFNRKFEDFLAYYGIIPKACRPKRPQTKGKVERVVKYLKENFFQRKHESTLQALNEDIRTWLDQVANRKPNQTTKEPPIQRFEKEQKFLQSWGVKPLFPTNRWETREVSRDCFVSYRGKKYSVPYRYAGQTVKIKETLNHHIEIYDEQECIARHPIWIGQASTQIRMEHYEGIHSNEKGQKIKGVQGLATNDLSSSAPSPKVEQRPLAAYAALEEGETV, encoded by the coding sequence ATGCTGAAGATTGGGGAGTTTTTTATGATTCGAGAGTTGTATCAGAAAGGCTGGACACAAACAGCGATTGCCAAAGAAACAGGGTTTGATCGGAAAACCATTCATAAGTATCTCAAGGAGGACAAGCTTCCAGAGCGCAAAGCCAGTAAGAAAAAGAAAGAAAGTAAACTCGATCCTTATAAAAACTATCTTCTTCAACGAATACAAGAAGGGACCACAAATTGTGTCGTTCTCTTAGAGGAAATTCAAGCGATGGGTTACACCGGCAAGATCACGATATTAAGAGATTTTGTTCGACCTTATCGAGAACAACCAAAAAAACAAGCTACCTTACGGTATGAAACACCGCCAGGTAAACAAGCCCAAATGGACTGGGCCTATGTTGGAAAGTATATGGTGGACAGTCAATACCAAGATATTTATGCATTCGTTATGGTACTTGGTTATTCTCGGATGAAATATGTGGAGTTTACCACCAATATGAATATGGAAACCTTAATGAAGTGCCATATGAACGCATTTGCTTACTTTAACGGTATTCCTGAACAAATTCTCTATGACAATATGAAAACCGTTGTTCTCAAACATACTCCAGTGGAAATACGATTTAACCGAAAATTTGAGGATTTTCTAGCCTACTACGGTATTATTCCAAAAGCATGTCGACCGAAACGTCCCCAAACAAAGGGAAAAGTAGAAAGAGTAGTCAAGTATTTAAAAGAGAATTTTTTTCAACGAAAGCATGAATCTACTCTTCAAGCCTTAAACGAAGACATTCGAACTTGGTTAGATCAAGTGGCCAATCGAAAACCGAATCAAACAACGAAGGAACCACCGATTCAACGTTTTGAGAAGGAACAGAAGTTCCTTCAATCATGGGGAGTCAAACCGTTATTTCCTACGAATCGTTGGGAAACACGAGAGGTCAGTCGAGATTGTTTTGTTTCATACAGAGGAAAAAAATATTCTGTTCCCTATCGCTATGCAGGACAAACGGTCAAAATAAAAGAAACGCTTAACCATCATATTGAGATTTATGATGAACAGGAATGTATCGCGAGACATCCGATATGGATTGGGCAGGCATCCACACAGATCCGAATGGAACATTATGAAGGGATTCATTCAAACGAAAAAGGACAGAAAATAAAAGGCGTTCAAGGTTTGGCGACCAACGACCTTTCATCTTCTGCCCCATCTCCAAAAGTAGAACAACGTCCTCTCGCTGCTTACGCAGCATTGGAAGAAGGTGAAACTGTATGA
- a CDS encoding VOC family protein, with protein sequence MIHQVGQIMLYVNNQDEALKFWTEKIGFCVVSEENNGQGLRSIEIAPTKEAETSIVLHNKELIAKMHPEVNLHSPSLLFYSENLDQLYKDFSGKGITVGEIVSMPGGRVFNFVDNEGNYFAIMEKKKIK encoded by the coding sequence ATGATTCATCAAGTCGGTCAGATTATGCTGTATGTCAATAATCAAGATGAGGCATTGAAATTTTGGACAGAAAAAATTGGGTTTTGCGTAGTTTCTGAAGAAAATAATGGCCAAGGACTGAGATCGATCGAAATTGCTCCAACAAAGGAAGCTGAAACGAGTATTGTTCTCCACAATAAGGAATTAATTGCTAAGATGCATCCGGAAGTAAATCTTCATTCACCTTCGCTCCTGTTTTACTCAGAAAATCTCGATCAATTATATAAAGATTTTTCGGGTAAAGGCATCACAGTTGGAGAAATTGTAAGCATGCCCGGCGGCAGAGTTTTTAATTTTGTGGATAATGAAGGAAATTACTTTGCCATCATGGAAAAAAAGAAAATCAAATAA
- the helD gene encoding RNA polymerase recycling motor HelD encodes MNTELRREQERLDSIMEIIAEQIGMLEDETLRRRKEVIDTCKHFWDDVKVNTDTFDDYLETIIALRQQAQNLSVSQSTHRQSFKRLATLRRMQEVPYFGRIDFTEEGDSVAERIYIGISTLTDTSGENILIYDWRAPVSSVYYDYAPGPAEYATPGGVIRGTLEKKWQYIIRNGVIQSMFDTSLTIGDEILQQVLGRVTDKHMHNIVATIQMEQNRIIRHDRGRMLIVQGPAGSGKTSAALQRIAYLLYKYRDRLKADQIILFSPNSMFNSYVSNVLPELGEENMQQVTFQEYLDHRLSKAFQVEGPYEQLEYVLTAANDPSYRTRMANIRFKASTRFFEAIKGYWKSLASSGMLFKDILFRGKPIVTAKQIAERFYSSDTSFRFHNRLEKLTEWLNKQIDEAEKIERTKPWVQEEIELLSNEDYHKAYTHLRKKRRFKGESLDNYEIETEAIGELIVRKKLKPLRKRIRALRFIDFKGIYKQLFTDPTQIKLWLEGETPGEWEDICRLTVKMLDEGKLFYEDATPFLFLKDLIQGFQTNISIKHVLVDEAQDYSSFQFEYLKCLFPSARMTVLGDFNQAIFAHASETGDFQTLTDLYGTDETDVITLNRSYRSTRQIVEFTRGLVPGGERIVAFERDGDKPVLTRVSDHAELHRCIASKVAELRNRGYNTIAIICKSAAESTAAYEALKSVEEVKLVKSGYAEYEQGVVVIPAYLAKGIEFDAVIIYDASAQVYGDESLRRLFYTACTRAMHHLELYSVGEPSPFLSNVAPESLLLIQG; translated from the coding sequence TTGAATACAGAACTTCGGCGGGAGCAAGAACGATTGGACAGCATAATGGAGATCATTGCGGAGCAAATCGGCATGCTGGAAGATGAAACCCTTAGGCGCAGGAAAGAAGTGATTGATACGTGCAAACATTTTTGGGATGACGTCAAGGTGAATACAGATACTTTCGACGATTATCTTGAGACGATCATCGCCTTGAGACAACAGGCTCAGAATCTGTCCGTCAGCCAAAGCACCCACAGACAATCCTTCAAGAGGTTGGCCACGCTGCGCCGCATGCAGGAGGTGCCTTATTTCGGACGGATCGATTTCACTGAAGAAGGGGATTCCGTCGCCGAACGAATCTATATCGGTATTTCCACGCTCACGGATACAAGCGGAGAGAACATCCTTATCTACGACTGGCGGGCGCCGGTCTCGAGTGTCTACTACGATTACGCACCCGGTCCGGCCGAATATGCTACACCTGGAGGCGTAATTCGCGGCACGCTGGAGAAAAAATGGCAATATATCATCCGCAACGGCGTTATCCAATCGATGTTCGATACCAGTCTCACCATTGGAGACGAGATTTTACAGCAGGTGCTTGGCAGAGTCACGGACAAACATATGCACAATATCGTGGCTACTATTCAAATGGAACAAAACCGGATTATCCGGCATGATCGCGGGAGGATGCTCATTGTGCAAGGCCCCGCTGGCAGCGGCAAGACATCTGCCGCCCTTCAGCGGATCGCTTACTTGCTCTACAAGTACCGGGACAGGCTGAAGGCCGATCAAATCATTTTATTTTCACCGAATTCGATGTTTAATAGCTACGTGTCCAATGTGTTGCCCGAACTCGGCGAAGAGAATATGCAACAGGTCACATTTCAGGAATACTTGGACCATCGGCTGAGCAAAGCATTTCAAGTCGAGGGTCCATACGAGCAACTGGAATATGTGTTGACTGCAGCAAATGACCCTTCATACCGGACCAGGATGGCGAACATCCGATTCAAGGCATCAACTCGTTTTTTCGAGGCGATTAAAGGATACTGGAAGTCGCTGGCGTCCTCCGGCATGCTATTCAAAGATATTCTATTTAGAGGAAAACCGATCGTCACCGCCAAACAAATTGCGGAAAGGTTTTACAGCAGCGACACCTCGTTCCGCTTTCACAACAGACTTGAAAAGCTGACGGAATGGCTAAACAAGCAAATCGATGAAGCGGAGAAAATTGAACGGACCAAGCCATGGGTACAAGAAGAAATCGAGCTGCTTAGCAACGAGGATTACCATAAAGCTTACACTCATTTACGGAAAAAACGTCGCTTTAAAGGAGAATCGTTAGACAATTATGAGATTGAGACCGAAGCGATTGGCGAATTGATCGTCCGCAAAAAATTGAAGCCGTTGCGCAAACGGATCCGGGCGCTTCGTTTCATCGACTTTAAAGGGATATACAAGCAGCTTTTCACCGATCCGACGCAGATCAAACTGTGGTTGGAGGGGGAAACCCCTGGGGAGTGGGAGGATATTTGCCGATTGACGGTGAAAATGCTAGACGAAGGCAAACTGTTTTATGAAGATGCAACTCCGTTTTTATTCTTGAAAGATCTGATTCAAGGCTTTCAGACGAACATCTCGATCAAACACGTGCTTGTAGACGAAGCACAAGATTATTCTTCGTTTCAATTCGAGTATTTGAAATGTTTGTTTCCCTCGGCAAGGATGACCGTGCTCGGCGACTTTAACCAGGCGATCTTCGCCCATGCCAGCGAAACGGGCGATTTTCAAACACTGACCGACTTATACGGAACGGATGAAACGGATGTGATCACCTTGAATCGCAGCTACAGATCCACAAGACAGATCGTCGAATTTACGCGCGGACTCGTGCCCGGCGGCGAACGGATTGTCGCTTTTGAGCGCGACGGTGATAAGCCTGTGCTGACGAGAGTTTCTGATCATGCAGAACTGCACCGCTGTATTGCTTCCAAAGTCGCAGAATTGCGGAATCGGGGGTATAATACGATCGCGATCATATGCAAATCTGCTGCGGAAAGCACCGCCGCATACGAAGCACTGAAGAGCGTTGAAGAAGTGAAGCTCGTGAAGAGCGGCTATGCCGAATATGAACAAGGCGTTGTCGTCATACCGGCGTATTTGGCCAAGGGCATTGAATTCGACGCCGTCATCATTTATGACGCATCGGCGCAAGTATACGGTGATGAGAGCCTGCGCAGATTGTTCTACACCGCCTGTACACGGGCTATGCATCATTTGGAGCTTTATAGTGTAGGCGAACCGAGCCCCTTTTTGAGCAATGTTGCGCCGGAAAGTTTACTTCTGATCCAGGGTTAA
- the istB gene encoding IS21-like element helper ATPase IstB, whose amino-acid sequence MMKDMLIERLQKLGWHHTAHQLDHLLEDASRDNVSYSEFLNTIVLQEIEYQESQQLEKRMKRAKLPYIKTIHDFDFSFQPSISEKRVKETLTCRFIANGENRILLGPPGVGKTHLAISFAIEAITQGYTALFLTADDLVAECRKANKKGTLQRLVNRWGRPDVLIIDEVGYFPFDELTANVFFQVISKRYEQGAMILTSNKSYLEWGKVFGDDVLATAILDRLLHHAITFNIKGDSYRLREKKKAGLYPAQLSN is encoded by the coding sequence ATGATGAAGGATATGTTAATTGAACGATTACAAAAGCTTGGTTGGCACCACACAGCCCACCAACTGGATCATTTATTAGAAGACGCTTCTAGAGATAATGTATCATATTCTGAATTCCTAAACACTATTGTTTTACAAGAGATTGAATATCAAGAGTCTCAGCAACTAGAAAAGCGAATGAAACGAGCAAAACTACCTTATATCAAAACGATTCATGATTTTGATTTTTCCTTTCAACCAAGTATCAGTGAAAAGAGAGTAAAAGAAACGCTTACCTGTCGGTTTATTGCCAACGGGGAAAATCGAATTTTACTAGGCCCACCGGGTGTTGGGAAAACACATTTAGCCATTTCCTTTGCGATCGAAGCCATTACTCAAGGATACACCGCTTTATTTTTAACCGCAGACGATTTAGTGGCAGAATGCCGAAAGGCAAACAAAAAAGGGACTCTCCAACGTTTAGTCAATCGTTGGGGTCGCCCAGACGTACTCATTATAGATGAGGTAGGATATTTTCCTTTTGATGAACTAACGGCGAATGTGTTTTTTCAAGTCATATCGAAACGATATGAACAAGGAGCGATGATTCTTACATCGAATAAATCCTATCTCGAATGGGGAAAAGTATTCGGCGATGATGTATTAGCTACAGCCATTTTAGATCGTCTTTTACATCATGCCATTACCTTTAACATTAAAGGAGATTCTTACCGCCTACGAGAAAAGAAAAAAGCAGGTCTTTATCCTGCCCAGTTATCGAATTAA
- a CDS encoding ISLre2 family transposase, whose amino-acid sequence MNIQQHLTTNSLTWKEIELDLFRALQNAFTELFTALLEDIDRQLAETRDKRRYHLKDKRRTTIQTLFGEVTFERNYYLDREQNRYTFLLDSFLAFDGSQSISPCLEETAMGLAVECSSYRKAAHTLAQMVGYPVMSHETIRQLVLEAEVPLHCPVDQRYGRVLFVEADGLFVSLQGKGKRAKEDKILTVHEGWKRNGSRIEFVNQRHYVHEGKGEVWEGFEEFLMNEYAYDPCRDLLVINGDGAPWITACREYFKGRVCFQLDRFHVARELRQCLSGHPRWQAIRQKLAKQDEEKLLVELNSALGTLGDEAKEQQLAALIHRIESMPGCIRDYREWLKEQGVDTTGMYPMGRAESVMSQLAYRVKYRRSWTDKGLRAFFKAMIARMDGIRLFGHRLGEESSHPAEETASTKQTIVNKAKQRIRRLLPEVTRNNVPYLQQSSGTPIYHALSEFKGW is encoded by the coding sequence ATGAATATTCAACAACATCTTACCACAAATTCGTTGACATGGAAAGAGATCGAACTTGATTTGTTTCGAGCCTTGCAAAACGCCTTCACCGAGCTGTTTACGGCTCTGTTGGAGGACATCGACCGACAATTGGCGGAAACCCGGGACAAGCGCCGGTACCACTTGAAAGACAAACGACGCACCACGATTCAAACCTTGTTTGGCGAAGTTACCTTTGAGCGAAACTACTATTTAGACCGAGAACAAAACCGTTACACGTTTTTGCTTGATTCCTTTTTAGCGTTTGATGGATCGCAGTCAATCAGCCCTTGTCTAGAAGAAACGGCGATGGGATTGGCTGTGGAGTGCTCTTCCTATCGCAAAGCGGCTCATACGCTTGCCCAGATGGTCGGGTATCCGGTGATGAGCCATGAGACGATCCGCCAGTTGGTGCTCGAGGCTGAAGTTCCGCTGCACTGCCCGGTTGACCAGCGATATGGACGGGTGCTGTTTGTGGAGGCCGATGGACTGTTTGTCTCTCTCCAAGGGAAGGGAAAACGGGCCAAGGAAGACAAAATCCTGACCGTTCACGAAGGATGGAAGCGCAACGGCTCACGGATCGAATTCGTGAATCAGCGCCATTACGTCCATGAAGGCAAGGGGGAGGTGTGGGAAGGCTTCGAGGAATTTTTGATGAACGAATATGCCTATGATCCGTGTCGGGATCTTCTTGTCATCAACGGGGACGGCGCTCCATGGATTACCGCGTGCCGGGAGTATTTCAAAGGACGGGTCTGCTTCCAATTGGATCGATTCCACGTGGCGCGTGAGTTGCGCCAATGCCTCTCGGGCCATCCACGGTGGCAGGCGATTCGGCAAAAGCTGGCGAAGCAGGATGAAGAGAAGCTGCTTGTGGAACTGAACAGCGCCCTCGGCACGCTGGGGGACGAAGCGAAAGAACAACAGCTGGCTGCCTTGATCCACCGGATCGAATCGATGCCGGGATGCATCCGTGATTACCGGGAATGGCTGAAGGAGCAAGGAGTGGACACAACGGGCATGTATCCGATGGGGAGGGCTGAAAGCGTGATGAGCCAGCTGGCGTATCGGGTGAAATACCGCCGCAGTTGGACAGACAAGGGACTCAGGGCGTTTTTCAAGGCAATGATTGCCCGGATGGATGGGATTCGTCTTTTCGGACATCGTTTAGGAGAAGAATCGTCGCATCCGGCGGAGGAAACGGCATCTACCAAACAGACGATCGTGAACAAGGCGAAACAACGCATCCGCCGTCTTCTTCCAGAGGTAACGCGGAATAACGTGCCATATTTACAGCAATCGTCCGGGACTCCGATCTATCATGCCCTGTCTGAATTCAAGGGATGGTAA
- a CDS encoding macrolide family glycosyltransferase, producing MARVLFINGGSEGHINPTIGVVQELISRGEEVVYFTIEAFRERIEKTGATVRTFDGQKFIKAFLSGGRNYLLERINGLLHTADIVIPSVLEQIKGEHFDYIIHDSMFGCGRLLAQILKLPAINSCTSFAQTKASFDKMLEQLSKEIPAEIVNPLYGEFQRLTDMVKEKYDVEIHSPYEVFCNPAPLTIVYTTREFQPFGETFDQTYKFVGPSISSRSMEENFDLTAIKGKSPIYISLGTVFNQAMDFYKLCFKAFGNTDHTVVMSIGKQNQISDLGEIPKNFIVKNYVPQTEVLKYSKLFITHGGMNSTNEGLYYGVPLIVIPQSADQPIIAGQVANIGAGIKLQMQSLTANQLREAADHVLNHPSFHQAVANIRESFQKSGGYHQAVDEIFEFKSQYGI from the coding sequence ATGGCACGTGTTTTATTTATTAATGGTGGATCAGAAGGACATATCAATCCGACTATTGGAGTTGTGCAAGAGCTTATTTCGCGCGGGGAAGAGGTCGTGTACTTTACGATTGAAGCGTTTAGAGAGCGTATTGAGAAGACGGGAGCTACTGTACGAACATTTGACGGTCAAAAATTTATAAAAGCCTTTCTTTCAGGTGGAAGAAATTATTTACTTGAAAGAATCAACGGTCTTTTACATACGGCAGATATCGTCATACCTAGCGTTCTTGAACAGATCAAAGGGGAGCATTTTGATTACATCATCCACGATTCCATGTTTGGTTGTGGACGTTTACTTGCCCAAATCCTTAAGCTTCCCGCAATCAATTCTTGTACTTCTTTTGCGCAGACCAAAGCATCATTCGATAAAATGTTGGAACAGCTTTCTAAAGAAATTCCTGCAGAAATAGTTAATCCTTTATACGGTGAATTTCAACGCCTGACGGATATGGTGAAGGAAAAATATGATGTGGAGATCCATTCTCCTTACGAAGTTTTTTGTAATCCTGCCCCACTTACCATCGTTTATACAACTAGGGAGTTTCAACCTTTTGGAGAAACATTCGACCAAACTTACAAATTTGTAGGTCCATCCATCTCTTCACGATCAATGGAAGAAAACTTCGATCTTACTGCAATAAAGGGGAAAAGCCCGATTTACATATCACTGGGTACGGTCTTTAACCAAGCAATGGATTTCTATAAGCTTTGTTTTAAGGCATTTGGGAACACTGATCATACTGTTGTCATGTCTATTGGGAAACAAAATCAAATATCTGATTTGGGGGAGATTCCTAAAAACTTCATTGTAAAAAATTATGTTCCGCAAACTGAGGTGCTGAAATACAGTAAATTATTTATTACACATGGTGGAATGAACAGTACCAATGAAGGTCTCTATTATGGGGTTCCGCTCATTGTAATTCCACAAAGCGCGGATCAGCCGATCATTGCCGGGCAAGTTGCCAATATCGGAGCCGGTATTAAATTACAAATGCAAAGCTTGACTGCAAATCAACTACGTGAAGCTGCAGATCATGTGTTAAACCACCCATCTTTTCATCAAGCTGTTGCAAATATTAGGGAATCCTTTCAAAAATCGGGTGGGTATCACCAAGCTGTTGATGAGATTTTCGAATTTAAAAGTCAGTATGGTATCTAA